One part of the Thermoanaerobacterium sp. CMT5567-10 genome encodes these proteins:
- a CDS encoding phage scaffolding protein yields MDLKELLGEDLYNQLMQKLGDKAKIAIVSDGNWIPKEKFDEANNERKQYKQQVEDLNKKLGELQNVIKDNEEAAKTIDTLKKQIAEKEDELNNTRKMNAIKLEVLKANPNDVNDIIPHLKQDAINIADDGTVLGLEEQIKALKESKPYLFKEVDLNGTGGSVGNGPKDKTPPAVNNLADALKQYYQK; encoded by the coding sequence ATGGATCTTAAAGAATTACTCGGAGAAGATTTATACAATCAATTAATGCAGAAATTAGGCGATAAAGCAAAAATTGCCATAGTGAGTGACGGCAATTGGATACCAAAGGAGAAATTTGATGAGGCAAATAATGAGAGGAAACAATACAAACAGCAGGTTGAAGACTTAAATAAGAAATTAGGAGAGCTTCAAAACGTCATAAAGGACAATGAGGAAGCGGCTAAAACTATTGATACACTCAAAAAACAAATAGCAGAAAAAGAAGATGAACTCAACAACACAAGAAAAATGAACGCTATCAAATTGGAGGTTTTAAAGGCTAATCCTAATGATGTGAATGACATAATTCCACATTTAAAACAAGATGCTATCAATATAGCAGATGACGGTACAGTTTTGGGACTTGAAGAACAAATAAAGGCTCTTAAAGAGAGCAAACCATATCTATTTAAAGAAGTTGACCTTAATGGCACAGGCGGCAGTGTAGGTAATGGACCAAAAGATAAAACACCGCCAGCAGTTAATAATTTGGCAGATGCTTTAAAGCAATATTATCAAAAATAA